The following proteins come from a genomic window of bacterium:
- the rpsG gene encoding 30S ribosomal protein S7 produces MPRKGPVKKRRILPDPIYNSQLVSKFINMILRRGKKSIAQKIVYNAFAIIEEKTKESPITIFKRAVDKVRPHVAVKSRRVGGATYQVPVEIPEERGITMAMGWIISFSKAQKGKPMQEKLAQEILNAVNNTGASIKKREDTHKMAEANKAFAHYRW; encoded by the coding sequence ATGCCCAGAAAAGGACCGGTAAAAAAAAGGCGCATATTGCCAGACCCAATATATAACAGTCAGTTAGTGAGTAAATTCATTAATATGATTTTAAGACGAGGTAAAAAATCAATAGCGCAAAAAATAGTCTATAATGCTTTTGCTATTATCGAAGAAAAGACAAAAGAATCTCCAATAACAATTTTTAAGCGGGCAGTGGATAAGGTTAGACCACATGTGGCTGTAAAATCAAGACGCGTCGGCGGAGCAACATACCAGGTCCCGGTAGAAATCCCTGAAGAACGAGGTATTACAATGGCTATGGGTTGGATAATATCCTTTTCTAAAGCACAAAAAGGGAAACCGATGCAAGAAAAGTTAGCTCAAGAAATATTAAATGCCGTAAATAATACCGGGGCTTCTATTAAGAAAAGAGAGGATACCCATAAAATGGCTGAGGCAAATAAGGCTTTCGCTCATTATAGATGGTAA